From Pseudovibrio sp. Tun.PSC04-5.I4, a single genomic window includes:
- a CDS encoding ClpXP protease specificity-enhancing factor SspB, whose product MAEDLIRYDIIIQDALRNAVRKILVEVNRAGLPGEHHFYIAFETTAPGVKISNRLKERYPKEMTVVLQHQFWDLQITEHAFEVSLSFGGVPEHLYVPFSAIKGFFDPSVQFALEFEPGKTGEELPAEFRIAERDLEAVEEFQTRLETIENKEDAQAAPAAQTPDTDSDSAEEEIQEGATEQDTESKPKDDVASAQVVSLDAFRKKS is encoded by the coding sequence ATGGCTGAAGATTTGATCCGCTATGACATCATCATTCAGGACGCGTTGAGAAACGCAGTTCGGAAGATATTGGTTGAGGTCAACCGGGCAGGACTTCCCGGTGAGCACCATTTTTATATAGCATTTGAAACCACGGCTCCTGGTGTCAAGATTTCAAATCGCTTGAAAGAGCGTTACCCGAAAGAAATGACAGTTGTTTTGCAGCACCAGTTCTGGGACCTGCAGATCACTGAGCATGCTTTCGAGGTTAGTTTGTCCTTTGGTGGAGTTCCTGAGCATCTTTATGTTCCGTTCTCTGCAATCAAAGGCTTCTTTGACCCGTCCGTGCAGTTCGCGCTTGAGTTCGAACCAGGTAAAACCGGCGAAGAACTACCTGCAGAATTCCGCATCGCAGAACGTGATTTGGAAGCTGTAGAAGAGTTTCAGACTCGTCTGGAAACCATCGAGAACAAAGAAGACGCACAAGCTGCCCCCGCTGCCCAAACCCCTGATACAGATTCTGACTCAGCTGAGGAAGAGATACAGGAAGGTGCGACAGAGCAGGATACGGAAAGCAAACCAAAAGACGATGTAGCAAGCGCGCAAGTCGTTTCTCTGGACGCATTCCGTAAAAAGAGCTGA
- a CDS encoding AraC family transcriptional regulator, which yields MKPVTQQAALEATPLNSGENAQFWCAPRFDGLECLAASFRTHVYAPHTHDTFVVGGILSGCQCYWQRGKQIFAGPGDLVFVNPHELHDGIPEGYGYTYRMTYPSISLLQKIAEDLTDKPQSGALYFPEACVHDPELCNEFIEAHKSIQSRSIDLEAEEPLYMILAKMLAKYANFAEQEVGSKDPVAVRRAREYLEESFMGNVHLDDLVTISGRSKYHLIRSFKKATGQTPHAYLTDVRVRNARRLLVAGTSPSNTASMCGFADQAHLTRQFKSRVGTTPGAFQKACISL from the coding sequence ATGAAACCAGTAACTCAACAAGCAGCGTTAGAAGCCACTCCGCTCAATTCAGGAGAGAATGCACAATTCTGGTGCGCTCCACGATTTGATGGGCTGGAGTGCCTTGCTGCCAGTTTCAGAACCCATGTGTACGCCCCTCATACCCATGACACCTTTGTTGTTGGCGGCATTCTCTCAGGGTGCCAGTGCTATTGGCAGCGCGGCAAGCAGATATTTGCAGGCCCCGGAGATCTGGTGTTCGTAAACCCTCATGAGTTACATGACGGCATACCAGAGGGCTATGGCTACACATACCGGATGACATATCCGAGCATCTCACTCCTGCAAAAGATAGCAGAAGACCTGACCGACAAACCGCAAAGCGGTGCACTCTATTTTCCTGAAGCTTGCGTCCATGACCCAGAGCTTTGTAATGAGTTCATCGAAGCACATAAATCCATACAGAGCCGCTCTATCGATCTGGAAGCAGAAGAGCCTCTCTATATGATACTGGCCAAGATGCTCGCCAAATACGCCAACTTCGCAGAACAAGAAGTCGGCTCCAAAGACCCGGTCGCTGTTCGTCGCGCCCGCGAGTATCTGGAGGAAAGCTTCATGGGCAATGTACATCTGGACGATCTGGTCACCATCTCAGGCCGCTCAAAATACCACCTGATCCGGTCCTTCAAAAAAGCCACAGGCCAGACCCCGCATGCCTATCTAACTGACGTGAGAGTACGCAATGCCCGCCGTCTTCTTGTTGCTGGCACCTCCCCCAGCAATACAGCAAGCATGTGCGGGTTCGCTGATCAGGCTCACCTCACACGCCAGTTCAAATCCCGAGTAGGCACAACGCCCGGTGCATTCCAAAAAGCGTGTATCTCTCTCTGA
- a CDS encoding AsmA-like C-terminal region-containing protein, translating to MNSVYITVGGTLILALMIALVGPLVIDWSAYRSMFESYGEKVLGHQVTILGETDVQLLPAPYVKLSDLRVGAVEDPLLTIKGFEGRIDLPSLFRGEVHVTEMKLTEPQLNLSLDENGRLDVLQSATRRSVISDMDPSSLVLEQVSVENGSIVLTDARTGEVRRADNANLELSAGGLEGPFKAEGAMRYEGVPYTLKIGSGRLERTGQIRVKTQVSPANVAAQFTTDGFLAHQNGVVSYFGDAAVRSVTSEGSDDLEWAGKGKFNLNSDRLELTESSLRLGSEDRPITAEGGGVYAFGPEPQFQAVAQFKQVDLDRLLGGGPQKPLVPSDAVLARVAGGLSSLPLLDIQGQIDLSVPVVVAGGSVVSNLTAMLESIGTGWKINELSGEMPGRSAFKTKGYLDLRGSSGYQGDWEISSRQPHQLAHWWLGERKDGSKRLAPIALKGRVEAGSGALRLPDLRIDAGDVRSVGLISLEHPLDQSPLITIDMDSDRVNLDEIQRYVEAFTGRKIEPSAVDMSLRLYADELVASGVKAKSMAVSASLSQDTLSIEQLKIRDFAGAYIDMKGRIDDLSTTPQGNIKGTLTASSLTGAVAVLEEYAPDHPFVERLKLAAPNLAPANLKAELSAYAEKGRTDMSLNLFGEVGVSDVDLNGTFEGRIDDFAEGNLYAEATLGGKDGVRVLRQLGFAAIPITQLKPGEVRLSVSGSPRDELDFGFSSDLVGVKVQSEGTLRIPARSDPVWSAKVSVQSDDLSAYGLAFGKVYPIYSGPLVANLTTDVEGRGREFKLKDLKGQLANMDLSGSLTGTLEKGGVLKAGGSVELSELDMRALSELLLGSNVWAGVLQDDTVWSSQALGQSLTEGVDLTLDVKSDRVLFSDGFRLDAASGELRLRSDLVAINKGKGRFAGGEFSGAFDLRRDQGQAMLSGRFRLDDADFEELVWTADERALATGRLQAIAEFEGTGRTISGLISGLSGGGTFNVTDGEIRRVNPAAFGLVIKAADAGMELDEAAIQKTFASHLDAGSVKYERIDGALAIASGRVRARNISVNTAGTTLFGSALIDLEKWELTGDVSMKTHDKAQKVAGAEPQVAILYSGALESPTRKLDTGPLLSYLNLRAIELNVQRIETEQAKIAKQEKMLDELKKKREAEAAGKVKEAGDAKARQAEAAVAAAQARIAKAKAEADAKVQKAKAEADAKARKAKAEVDVKARKARELEALRIAEKAQRELDMLVGESAVKEPIVLPSTQRTPAPAQTSPSPIGNKTSVQDFEERMRSILEGGASSKKPDSPSVSIVDPPKPRAKTSLPALETPITIGKVNETTVSAGEVNLLGPIQQSGAPRNLGTLEVGNDNQVLRAPLPDLTGEVRGTPKFIELPGGRLLQVN from the coding sequence TTGAATTCGGTTTATATTACCGTCGGTGGGACATTGATATTGGCGCTGATGATTGCGCTGGTTGGACCCTTGGTCATCGATTGGTCAGCTTATCGGTCGATGTTTGAAAGCTATGGCGAGAAAGTTTTGGGGCATCAGGTTACCATTCTTGGTGAGACTGATGTCCAGTTGTTGCCTGCTCCCTATGTGAAACTTTCAGACCTGCGGGTTGGCGCGGTGGAAGATCCACTGCTGACAATCAAGGGGTTTGAAGGTCGCATAGATTTGCCATCTTTGTTCCGGGGTGAAGTTCACGTCACAGAAATGAAGCTGACAGAGCCTCAGTTGAACCTTTCTCTGGATGAAAACGGGCGTTTGGATGTGCTGCAGAGCGCGACCCGCCGTTCCGTTATTTCTGATATGGACCCAAGCTCGCTTGTGCTTGAGCAGGTGAGTGTTGAAAACGGCTCTATCGTGCTTACTGATGCCCGAACCGGTGAAGTGCGCCGGGCTGATAACGCCAATCTGGAACTGAGTGCGGGAGGTCTGGAAGGTCCTTTCAAAGCAGAAGGTGCGATGCGCTATGAAGGTGTGCCTTATACGTTGAAAATTGGCAGTGGCCGGTTGGAACGCACTGGGCAGATCCGCGTTAAAACTCAGGTTTCTCCAGCCAATGTTGCAGCTCAGTTCACGACTGATGGGTTTCTTGCGCACCAGAACGGTGTGGTTTCCTACTTTGGTGATGCAGCTGTTCGCTCCGTCACCAGCGAAGGCTCTGATGACCTGGAATGGGCTGGCAAAGGCAAATTCAATCTTAACAGTGACCGGCTTGAGCTGACCGAAAGCTCGCTGCGTCTGGGTTCTGAAGATCGTCCGATCACTGCTGAAGGCGGCGGTGTTTATGCGTTCGGGCCAGAGCCTCAATTCCAAGCTGTTGCGCAGTTTAAGCAGGTTGATCTGGATCGCTTGCTTGGTGGTGGACCTCAAAAACCGTTGGTCCCCTCAGATGCTGTCTTGGCTAGGGTTGCAGGTGGTTTGAGCTCTCTTCCGCTTCTGGATATTCAGGGCCAGATTGATCTGAGTGTTCCGGTTGTTGTTGCTGGCGGGTCTGTGGTCTCAAATTTGACTGCGATGCTTGAATCTATCGGAACGGGCTGGAAAATTAATGAACTCTCCGGTGAAATGCCGGGTCGCAGTGCATTTAAAACAAAGGGTTATTTGGATCTGCGTGGGTCCTCTGGATATCAGGGTGACTGGGAAATATCATCCCGCCAACCGCATCAATTGGCGCATTGGTGGCTGGGTGAACGGAAAGACGGCTCGAAGCGGCTTGCTCCGATTGCTCTTAAAGGACGAGTTGAAGCTGGGTCTGGCGCGTTACGTCTTCCTGATTTGAGGATTGATGCTGGCGATGTGCGCAGTGTTGGTTTGATATCACTGGAGCATCCGCTTGATCAAAGCCCGTTGATCACGATTGATATGGACAGTGATCGGGTCAATCTTGACGAAATTCAGCGCTACGTCGAAGCCTTTACGGGCAGAAAGATCGAGCCGAGCGCGGTTGATATGTCCTTGCGGCTTTATGCTGATGAGCTGGTGGCCAGCGGTGTGAAAGCCAAGAGCATGGCTGTGAGTGCGAGCTTAAGTCAGGATACCTTGTCTATTGAGCAGCTGAAAATTCGTGATTTTGCTGGCGCTTACATTGATATGAAAGGCCGGATTGATGACCTTAGCACCACACCGCAAGGGAACATCAAAGGCACGTTGACAGCTTCATCGTTGACAGGCGCTGTTGCTGTTTTGGAAGAATACGCACCAGATCACCCGTTTGTTGAGCGATTGAAACTGGCAGCTCCTAATCTTGCGCCTGCCAACTTGAAAGCTGAGCTTTCTGCCTATGCAGAAAAAGGCCGGACTGACATGTCTCTCAACCTGTTTGGAGAGGTTGGTGTGAGTGATGTTGATCTGAATGGCACGTTTGAAGGCCGCATTGACGATTTCGCAGAAGGCAACCTTTATGCGGAAGCAACGTTGGGTGGCAAAGATGGTGTTCGTGTTCTGCGCCAGCTTGGGTTTGCAGCTATTCCGATAACTCAGCTTAAACCGGGCGAAGTTCGTTTGTCAGTCTCCGGAAGCCCACGTGATGAGCTTGATTTTGGATTCTCCAGTGACCTAGTTGGTGTGAAAGTGCAATCAGAGGGGACCCTGCGTATTCCAGCGCGGTCTGATCCTGTTTGGTCTGCCAAGGTCTCTGTTCAGTCTGATGATCTCTCCGCCTATGGCCTCGCTTTTGGGAAAGTGTATCCGATTTACTCCGGTCCGTTGGTTGCGAACCTGACGACTGATGTTGAGGGCAGGGGACGGGAGTTCAAACTTAAAGATTTGAAAGGCCAGCTGGCCAATATGGATCTTAGCGGGTCATTGACTGGCACCCTTGAAAAAGGCGGCGTCCTGAAAGCAGGTGGGTCGGTTGAACTTTCCGAGCTGGATATGCGCGCACTCAGTGAGTTGCTGCTTGGTTCGAATGTTTGGGCTGGCGTGTTGCAAGATGATACCGTCTGGTCCTCGCAAGCTTTGGGACAGAGCCTGACTGAGGGTGTTGACCTGACGCTTGATGTGAAGAGTGATCGTGTGCTCTTCAGCGATGGGTTCCGCCTTGATGCGGCCAGCGGCGAGCTGCGGTTGCGCTCTGATCTGGTTGCCATCAACAAGGGCAAGGGGCGCTTTGCTGGCGGAGAGTTTTCCGGCGCATTTGATCTTCGGCGTGATCAGGGGCAAGCAATGCTTTCTGGCCGGTTCCGCTTGGATGATGCAGACTTTGAAGAGCTGGTCTGGACCGCTGATGAGCGGGCCTTGGCGACCGGTCGGTTGCAGGCAATTGCTGAGTTTGAGGGAACGGGCCGCACTATTTCCGGCCTTATTTCCGGCCTCTCCGGTGGCGGCACATTCAACGTTACTGATGGGGAAATTCGCCGGGTGAACCCTGCTGCGTTTGGCCTTGTTATCAAGGCCGCAGATGCGGGTATGGAACTGGATGAAGCTGCTATTCAAAAAACGTTTGCGAGCCATCTGGACGCAGGTTCTGTGAAGTATGAGCGCATCGACGGGGCACTGGCTATTGCAAGTGGACGTGTTCGAGCGCGAAACATCTCCGTTAATACCGCTGGTACGACGCTGTTCGGGTCTGCGTTGATTGATCTGGAGAAATGGGAACTGACTGGTGACGTTTCCATGAAGACCCACGATAAAGCGCAGAAGGTTGCTGGCGCTGAGCCTCAAGTGGCTATTTTGTATTCTGGAGCGCTGGAAAGTCCGACTCGCAAGTTGGATACTGGTCCGCTTCTCTCTTACCTCAATCTGCGTGCTATCGAGTTGAATGTTCAACGCATTGAAACAGAGCAGGCAAAGATTGCCAAGCAAGAGAAGATGCTGGATGAGTTGAAGAAAAAGCGGGAAGCAGAAGCTGCCGGCAAAGTGAAGGAAGCTGGAGACGCTAAGGCACGACAAGCGGAAGCTGCTGTTGCTGCAGCGCAGGCTCGAATTGCCAAGGCAAAAGCAGAGGCTGATGCGAAGGTGCAAAAGGCAAAGGCTGAGGCCGATGCTAAGGCGCGCAAAGCAAAAGCAGAGGTGGATGTTAAAGCACGTAAAGCGAGAGAGCTGGAAGCGTTAAGGATTGCGGAGAAAGCTCAGCGGGAGCTGGACATGCTGGTGGGTGAGAGTGCCGTGAAGGAGCCTATTGTGTTACCAAGTACACAGAGGACGCCAGCGCCTGCTCAAACCTCTCCCTCTCCAATTGGTAACAAAACTTCGGTTCAGGATTTTGAAGAGCGTATGCGCTCCATTCTTGAAGGAGGGGCCTCATCAAAAAAGCCCGATAGCCCCTCAGTTTCGATTGTAGACCCGCCGAAGCCACGAGCTAAAACCAGTTTGCCTGCATTGGAAACGCCGATCACTATTGGCAAGGTGAATGAGACGACAGTTTCTGCTGGTGAAGTGAACTTGTTAGGGCCAATCCAGCAATCAGGTGCTCCGCGCAATCTTGGTACGCTTGAGGTTGGGAATGATAATCAGGTTTTGCGTGCACCCTTACCCGATTTGACCGGTGAAGTCCGCGGAACACCGAAGTTTATTGAACTTCCAGGTGGTCGTCTGCTTCAAGTCAATTAG
- a CDS encoding thymidylate synthase — MQQYVELMRRIMDEGVVKEDRTGTGTKSVFGHQMRFDLEQGFPVVTTKKLHLKSIIHELLWFLTGDTNIIYLKDNGVRIWDEWADENGDLGPVYGYQWRSWPKPDGGSIDQIANVIHQIKTNPDSRRLIVSAWNPALVDEMALPPCHSLFQFYVANGKLSCQLYQRSADVFLGVPFNIASYALLTMMVAQVCDLEPGDFVHTLGDAHLYSNHMEQTELQLSRELRALPKLCINPDVKDIFSFRFEDFSLEGYDPHPHIKGVVAI; from the coding sequence GTGCAGCAATATGTGGAGCTGATGCGCCGTATCATGGATGAAGGTGTGGTCAAGGAAGACCGGACCGGTACTGGCACCAAATCTGTGTTTGGTCATCAAATGCGATTTGATCTGGAGCAGGGCTTCCCTGTTGTTACGACAAAGAAATTACATCTAAAATCAATCATTCACGAACTTCTCTGGTTTCTTACCGGGGATACCAACATTATATATCTGAAGGATAATGGTGTTCGGATCTGGGATGAATGGGCTGATGAGAATGGCGACCTGGGCCCTGTATACGGGTATCAGTGGCGCTCCTGGCCGAAGCCTGATGGTGGGTCAATCGACCAGATTGCTAATGTAATCCATCAGATCAAAACCAATCCAGATAGCCGCCGCCTGATTGTCTCTGCCTGGAATCCTGCTCTGGTTGATGAGATGGCCTTACCGCCGTGTCATTCGCTATTCCAGTTCTACGTGGCTAATGGCAAACTTTCCTGTCAGCTCTACCAGAGGTCTGCGGATGTGTTTCTTGGTGTGCCGTTTAACATTGCGTCCTATGCGCTGCTGACCATGATGGTTGCGCAGGTCTGCGATCTGGAACCTGGTGACTTTGTGCATACGCTTGGTGATGCCCATTTGTATTCCAACCACATGGAACAGACAGAATTACAGCTTTCTCGAGAGTTGCGCGCCCTGCCGAAACTGTGCATCAATCCAGATGTGAAAGACATTTTTTCCTTCCGTTTCGAAGATTTTTCATTGGAAGGTTATGATCCGCATCCCCATATTAAAGGTGTGGTTGCAATTTAG
- a CDS encoding FAD-linked oxidase C-terminal domain-containing protein, with protein MSLASMQLEVARNEEGIRAAVTSLSEQFGERCQTSLSLREQHAHTTSWLPNQPPDAVVFAHSTEEVAEIVKICAALRVPIIPFGTGSSLEGHLNAPGGGISLDLSLMNEIIAVHPEDLDCVVQPGVTRKQLNAYLRDTGLFFPIDPGADASIGGMAATRASGTNAVLYGTMKDVVLGLTVVMPDGTVVKTGGRAKKSSAGYDLTRLMIGSEGTLGVITEITLKLNGIPEAVSGGIASFDSIADCCNTVIEAVQYGIPVARIELLDALSVKSVNAYSKLTLPESPLLLVEFHGSDAGVREQAERFGEIAAENSLKNFEWTADPEERNRLWAARHDAYWAGCGLAPERTGLSTDVCVPISRLADCVTATHDDIAENGLLGPIVGHVGDGNFHVLVLTDINDPEAIAQTEAFVERLNYRAIEMGGTCTGEHGVGQGKMKYLPKEHGAGVAVMAAIKRSLDPLNIMNPGKIIAIDTE; from the coding sequence ATGTCTTTGGCAAGTATGCAGCTAGAGGTGGCGCGCAATGAAGAGGGAATCCGCGCGGCGGTTACTTCTTTGAGCGAACAATTTGGAGAGCGGTGTCAGACTTCTCTGAGCCTGCGCGAGCAACATGCACATACAACGTCCTGGCTGCCAAACCAGCCGCCGGATGCTGTTGTCTTTGCGCATTCTACTGAGGAAGTTGCCGAGATTGTCAAAATTTGTGCTGCATTACGGGTGCCAATTATTCCATTTGGAACAGGGTCTTCGTTGGAAGGTCACCTCAATGCGCCGGGCGGCGGTATCTCACTTGATCTTTCTCTAATGAACGAGATTATTGCAGTCCACCCGGAAGATTTGGATTGTGTGGTGCAACCGGGTGTGACGCGCAAGCAATTGAATGCCTATCTTCGCGACACTGGTTTGTTCTTCCCTATTGATCCGGGTGCTGACGCTTCTATCGGCGGAATGGCGGCAACACGGGCCTCTGGCACCAATGCGGTTCTTTATGGCACCATGAAAGATGTGGTGCTGGGGCTGACCGTTGTGATGCCAGATGGAACTGTTGTTAAAACCGGTGGCCGCGCCAAGAAATCCTCAGCCGGATATGATCTGACACGGTTGATGATCGGTTCTGAGGGCACGCTTGGTGTGATCACCGAGATTACGCTCAAGCTGAACGGCATACCTGAAGCCGTTTCAGGTGGAATTGCCTCCTTTGATAGTATTGCAGATTGCTGCAACACGGTTATTGAGGCGGTTCAATATGGTATTCCTGTTGCGCGGATTGAGCTGCTGGATGCGCTTTCCGTCAAATCAGTGAATGCCTATTCCAAGCTTACCCTGCCAGAATCACCTTTGCTTCTTGTGGAATTCCACGGTTCAGATGCAGGCGTTCGCGAGCAGGCAGAGCGATTTGGGGAAATTGCTGCTGAAAACTCGCTGAAGAACTTTGAATGGACGGCTGACCCAGAAGAGCGGAACCGGTTGTGGGCGGCGCGTCACGATGCTTACTGGGCGGGCTGTGGCTTGGCTCCAGAGCGGACCGGCCTGTCTACTGATGTGTGCGTGCCGATTTCGCGGCTGGCTGACTGTGTGACGGCTACACACGATGATATCGCGGAAAATGGTTTGCTTGGCCCGATAGTTGGTCATGTTGGTGATGGCAACTTTCACGTTCTGGTGCTGACTGACATCAATGACCCAGAGGCAATTGCGCAGACTGAAGCGTTTGTTGAACGGCTCAATTACCGGGCCATTGAGATGGGTGGAACCTGTACAGGCGAGCATGGTGTCGGGCAGGGTAAGATGAAGTATCTGCCGAAAGAGCATGGTGCTGGAGTTGCTGTGATGGCAGCGATTAAGCGTAGTCTTGACCCGCTCAATATCATGAACCCCGGCAAGATTATCGCCATAGATACGGAGTAA
- a CDS encoding chloride channel protein, whose protein sequence is MHIALKWVEPNIRLFLSSRLPLVWFLAILIGVAVGGSAILFRIGIGLVQWSWLGTTSERMISAATSQPWYVVVLAPVVGGAIVGLLLQTIQKKQRVGGVADVIEARAHGGTGLPFWPSLSSALITIISLGSGASAGREGPMVHLGATLGTSLFSKLNLPDSTMRILLAAGVASAVSSSFNAPIAGVLFAHEVILGHYAMSAFVPIVLSSAMGTLVSRLYFGDVAAFILPHYQINTYWEFPAFVLLGIICALVAVSFQFALLGTDWIARNIKMPIWLRPVIGGALVGSIAVFYPEVIGVGYEATDGALNSELPLTLMLSLLVAKTVATAITLASRFGGGIFSPSLYLGAMTGGAFGLIVATHLPEMASSHGLYAILGMGAVASAVLGAPISTTMIVFELTGGYELSIALLIAVSISSGLNQAIHGRSYFQWQLEMRGVMLQDGAHKWLVRIVHVEDFADPPRPDTDLAFNPEAGEASLAPLDTLETALRTFDETGKSTLPVIDAKNPTVIMGYASYVKALRYFNSALIQANVEEHR, encoded by the coding sequence ATGCATATTGCCCTGAAGTGGGTTGAACCAAATATACGTCTGTTTTTGTCATCGCGACTTCCGCTGGTGTGGTTCCTTGCTATTCTCATCGGGGTCGCTGTGGGTGGATCGGCGATCCTGTTTCGTATTGGAATCGGGTTGGTGCAGTGGTCCTGGCTCGGAACAACGTCAGAGCGGATGATCAGCGCAGCAACCTCTCAACCCTGGTATGTGGTTGTTCTAGCGCCCGTGGTGGGCGGCGCAATTGTTGGGCTCCTGCTACAAACCATACAGAAGAAACAACGCGTAGGCGGTGTTGCAGACGTTATTGAGGCACGTGCACATGGTGGGACGGGGCTGCCGTTCTGGCCTAGTCTCAGCTCAGCACTCATCACCATCATTTCGCTCGGCAGCGGCGCCAGTGCCGGACGAGAAGGACCAATGGTCCATCTGGGTGCAACGCTTGGCACGTCGCTGTTTTCAAAACTAAACCTGCCAGACTCCACCATGCGCATTCTACTGGCTGCAGGTGTGGCAAGTGCGGTTTCTTCCAGCTTCAACGCACCAATCGCTGGTGTCCTGTTCGCACACGAGGTCATCCTCGGGCACTATGCAATGTCAGCGTTTGTGCCGATCGTGCTTTCCTCCGCAATGGGCACACTGGTCTCACGCCTCTATTTTGGGGATGTGGCAGCTTTCATCTTGCCTCACTATCAGATCAACACCTACTGGGAGTTCCCGGCGTTTGTTCTGCTGGGCATCATATGTGCTCTGGTTGCAGTCAGCTTTCAATTTGCACTGCTTGGCACGGACTGGATCGCACGAAACATCAAAATGCCGATCTGGCTGCGCCCTGTCATTGGCGGCGCGCTGGTCGGTTCAATCGCTGTGTTTTACCCAGAAGTGATCGGTGTGGGATATGAAGCAACTGACGGCGCGCTCAATTCGGAGCTTCCCCTCACGCTGATGCTGTCCTTGCTCGTGGCAAAAACAGTTGCAACAGCAATCACCCTCGCCTCCCGGTTTGGTGGGGGTATTTTCTCTCCCTCGCTTTATCTGGGAGCCATGACAGGCGGAGCATTCGGCCTGATAGTGGCAACCCACCTGCCAGAAATGGCGTCAAGCCACGGCCTCTATGCCATCCTTGGCATGGGTGCAGTGGCCTCAGCTGTGCTTGGCGCGCCCATCTCCACCACCATGATCGTGTTTGAACTCACTGGCGGTTACGAGCTTTCCATCGCCTTGCTGATTGCTGTGTCAATCTCCTCAGGCCTCAATCAGGCAATCCATGGGCGCTCCTACTTCCAATGGCAGTTGGAAATGCGCGGTGTCATGTTGCAGGACGGCGCCCACAAATGGCTGGTGCGCATCGTTCATGTGGAGGACTTTGCTGATCCTCCGCGCCCAGATACAGACCTAGCCTTTAATCCAGAGGCAGGTGAAGCTTCACTGGCACCGCTGGACACACTGGAAACCGCACTCAGAACGTTTGATGAGACTGGGAAATCCACCCTTCCGGTGATTGATGCGAAAAATCCAACCGTGATTATGGGATATGCAAGCTATGTGAAGGCCCTGCGTTACTTCAACTCCGCCCTCATTCAGGCGAATGTTGAGGAGCACCGTTAA
- a CDS encoding ribbon-helix-helix domain-containing protein, protein MSLKKRSITLHGHRTSITLEPEFWSGLEEMAKSLSKNITATIAEIDDQRNPENNLSSCIRVAILKHYQSHQSDTTELGSPN, encoded by the coding sequence ATGAGCCTCAAGAAGCGTTCCATCACCCTTCACGGTCACAGAACCAGCATCACACTTGAGCCGGAATTTTGGTCTGGTTTGGAAGAGATGGCAAAAAGCCTGAGCAAAAACATCACCGCAACCATCGCGGAGATAGATGATCAGCGAAATCCTGAGAATAACCTCTCAAGCTGTATCCGCGTCGCAATTTTAAAACATTATCAGAGCCATCAATCTGACACGACTGAGCTTGGCAGCCCTAATTGA
- a CDS encoding DUF4169 family protein produces MSATVISLRQARKQKARDSKAQSAAENRRKFGRTKPEKSREEVEASLQTKRFEGHKRTASPSSQSNED; encoded by the coding sequence ATGAGTGCGACCGTCATAAGCCTCCGTCAGGCCCGCAAGCAAAAGGCCAGAGACAGCAAAGCCCAGTCCGCAGCGGAAAACCGGCGGAAGTTTGGGCGTACCAAACCCGAAAAATCTCGGGAAGAGGTGGAAGCTAGCCTTCAGACCAAGCGGTTTGAGGGCCACAAGCGAACTGCATCCCCCTCCTCTCAATCCAACGAAGATTGA
- a CDS encoding manno-octulosonate cytidylyltransferase: protein MRALICVPARIGSTRFPRKPLHPISGRSLLERVVQVARVAAKQTGSDFVVAVDHEEVAELCRHIGAPFVMTDPGHSSGTDRALAAAKAFGSHPEFVLNLQGDAPFTPPEHVAALIRAAEVRPGADVFTPVVRLDWDGLDTLRAHKKEHPFSGTTCVRRDDGTALWFSKNILPAIRKEEKLRETDALSPVFRHIGLYGYRIDALEEFTEIGLGYYEQLEGLEQLRFLENGMVVHAEEVAPPKLSMSGVDTPADAELAAQLIAKFGDPFDHLETGL, encoded by the coding sequence ATGCGAGCGCTTATTTGTGTGCCTGCGCGTATCGGTTCTACTCGGTTCCCGCGTAAACCTCTGCATCCTATTAGCGGGCGCAGTTTGTTGGAGCGTGTTGTTCAGGTCGCTCGTGTTGCTGCCAAGCAAACCGGCTCTGACTTTGTTGTTGCCGTCGACCACGAAGAGGTTGCTGAGCTTTGCCGCCATATTGGCGCGCCTTTTGTGATGACCGATCCGGGGCATTCATCTGGCACGGACCGTGCGCTTGCTGCTGCAAAAGCTTTTGGCAGTCATCCTGAGTTTGTGCTCAATCTGCAAGGTGATGCTCCATTTACACCGCCAGAGCATGTGGCAGCATTAATTAGAGCTGCTGAAGTTCGTCCGGGAGCTGATGTTTTTACACCAGTTGTTCGTCTCGACTGGGACGGGCTGGACACGCTTCGTGCACATAAAAAAGAACATCCGTTTTCCGGTACGACGTGCGTTCGACGGGATGATGGTACGGCCCTATGGTTTTCCAAGAATATTCTTCCTGCTATCCGCAAGGAAGAAAAGCTTCGCGAAACAGATGCTCTATCACCCGTATTCAGGCATATCGGTCTTTATGGATACCGCATTGATGCACTGGAAGAGTTCACAGAGATTGGCCTTGGCTATTACGAGCAGCTGGAAGGTTTGGAGCAGCTTCGGTTCCTTGAAAACGGGATGGTTGTTCACGCAGAAGAGGTTGCGCCCCCTAAATTGTCCATGTCTGGTGTTGATACGCCGGCTGATGCTGAGCTTGCTGCCCAGTTGATTGCAAAGTTTGGCGATCCGTTTGACCATCTGGAGACTGGCCTGTGA